The genomic DNA CACGTGTGCGTGAACAGCCGCCCCGTAGGCGTGATCCACCTCGCGACGCACCCTGTTTTCGGGCCGTCCGTCGCCCGGATCGACGAGCTGCGCATCGAGGAGCCGGACCGGCGGCGCGGCCGCGGCACGGTCGCCGCGCTCGCCGCGGAGGAGGTGGTGCGCGGCTGGGGCTGCAAGCGGATCGAGGTCCAGGTGCCCGGCGAGGCCGGCCTGCGGCTGGCCGGCGCGCTCGGCTACGTCCTGCGCAACCGCGGCATGGAGAAGCGGCTCGGCACCACCGCCCCGGGACTTCCCGAGGGCAGCCGGGGGCGGCCCATGACGGCTGCCGAGTTCGGTCCGTGGGAGGAGCGTGGCAGGGCGCACTACGCGCAGAGCTGGATCGACCGGGGCGTTCCCGAGGCCGAGGCACGGGAGAAGGCGGAGAAGGACCACGCCAGGCATCTCCCCGACGGCGTGGACAGTCCCGGAACACTGCTCACCGTCCTGGAGCACGAAGGGGTGCCCGTCGGAACGCTGTGGCTGGCGCTGTCCGAGGGCAGCACGTTCGTCTTCGACGTCGAGGCCGACGCACGCCACCGCGGCCAGGGCCACGGACGTTCGCTGATGCTGCTGGCCGAGGCCCAGTCGGTGGCCGCCGGAAAGAGCCGGATCGGCCTCAACGTCTTCGCCGGCAACACCCCCGCGGAGCGCCTCTACGAGTCACTGGGCTACGAGCCGACGCAGTACGTCCTGTACAAGGAGCTGCTCTGAACCTGGGCCGACGTGTACGACGAGCCCCCTCCGGCCTCCACGGGCAGGCTCCCTCCGCCGGACCTCAGGCTTCCCCTCAGCCTTCCCGTTCTCAGCCTTCCTGGTCTCAGCCTTCCTGTTCACGCTCCGCCAGGAGGCGGTCCGCGATTTCCTCGACGCGCTCGCGCAGCCCCTTCTGGCTCTTGTTGCCGTCGAGGCGCTCGCCGCCGATGACATAGGTGGGGGTGCCGGTCACGCCGATCGCCTTGCCCTCGGCCTGGTCCGCGTCGACGATCAGGATGTGCCGGCCGTCGATCAGCGCCGTGTCGAACTCCTCTGCGTCCAGACCGAGTTCGCGGGCCACCTCGACCAGGAAGGGTTCTCCCTTACGGTCCAGCTCCTCGACCCGGCCGAGCACCGCCTCGACGTACGGCCAGCCCTGCCCCTGCTCCGCGGCCTCCTCGGCGGCCTGGGCCGCGGCGAAGGCGTGCTTGTGCTTCTCCAGCGGGAAGTGCCGCAGCCGCAGCTCGAGACGATCGCCGTAGCGGGCGCGCAGCGCGCGCAGGTCGTCGAGGGCGCTGCGGCAGTCGGGGCACTGGAGTTCGCACCAGACGTCCAGCACGGGGACGGCGAGAGGCGCGGGGGAGGAGTCGTTCATGGTCCACAGTCTTCCAGGAGCAGAGGTGACGACCCAACCGGGACCTCCCGAGCGGTCCCGGGGCGGAGCCTGGAACGGGCCCTGGGGAGGAGACGACCCGGAGATGTCCCTGAGGTCCGGTCGGACCATGGCATACCGGGCGCGGGGCGGTGCAGGATGGGAGGGAGAGCCTCCCCTGCCCGATCGAGCCCGCCTGGAGGACCGGATGATTGCCGAGACCGTCTGTTCCGCCGTCTCCGCGGCCGGCCTGGGCATAGCCGTGGTCACGGCCTACCGCAAGCGCTTCCTCGCGGCCGCCCGCATCGCCGCGTACTCGCTGGTGCCCGTAGGCCTGGTGATGACGGGGGTCGTCGGCTGGGCGGCCGACACCACTTTCAGCCCGACGGCATGGGCGGGCTTCGCCTTGCTCGGCGGTGCCTGGCTGCTGTTCGCGACCACGCGTGCCGTGGAGCGCCGCAGCGGCGGTACACGCAAGGAACGCAAGGCGGCCAAGGCCGCCCAGCGTGAAGCAGTGGCCCCCGCGGCCTCCGCGCCCTCACTGGGGGAGGGCGCCCGCCCGGCGGCCCGGCCCGCGACCACCCCCCGGGCGACCGGCGCCTCGGACGACTTCAGCGACATCGAGGCCATCCTCAAGAAGCACGGCATATGAGGAAGCCCGGCAGGCAGATGAAGCGGGCGGCCTGACGGGCTGAAACGACACAGAAGATCACCCGACCCGCGCCCAAGTGATCACGTTCGCTCCGCGCCCTCACGGATATTGGCGAACTCCCGGTCATCCCGGGCGTGTTGATCCCGGGGCGGGTGTCGGCTGCGCCATCATCGCGACGAGATGCTGGACACAACCCAGAGCGACACCGCGGCTCCTCCCGAGGAGCGGCGAGGTTGTCTCTTCGCGCTTTCCCAGCCACCGCTGATGATCTTCCTTGCGGTGATCGGCTGCCTTCTGCTCATGGCATCGCTGCACGACCTGCTGCTGCTCTGAGCCGTACGCGGAGCCCCTGGCGCCACCCGCCGAGGGCTCCGTCAGCCCGGCGCGTTCCTGGTGCCCAGCTCCGCCGTCCTCCCTGCCCCCGGTATGGCTCCACCCCCCGTCACGGCTCCTTTGCCGTTACGGCTCCGGTGCTGTCGCCGCTCCCGGCCGGGTCGGATTCTGCCTCGCCGCCCGT from Streptomyces avermitilis MA-4680 = NBRC 14893 includes the following:
- a CDS encoding GNAT family N-acetyltransferase — translated: MTTTLRPVEPLQHAADGTRSRRYHVCVNSRPVGVIHLATHPVFGPSVARIDELRIEEPDRRRGRGTVAALAAEEVVRGWGCKRIEVQVPGEAGLRLAGALGYVLRNRGMEKRLGTTAPGLPEGSRGRPMTAAEFGPWEERGRAHYAQSWIDRGVPEAEAREKAEKDHARHLPDGVDSPGTLLTVLEHEGVPVGTLWLALSEGSTFVFDVEADARHRGQGHGRSLMLLAEAQSVAAGKSRIGLNVFAGNTPAERLYESLGYEPTQYVLYKELL
- a CDS encoding DsbA family protein translates to MNDSSPAPLAVPVLDVWCELQCPDCRSALDDLRALRARYGDRLELRLRHFPLEKHKHAFAAAQAAEEAAEQGQGWPYVEAVLGRVEELDRKGEPFLVEVARELGLDAEEFDTALIDGRHILIVDADQAEGKAIGVTGTPTYVIGGERLDGNKSQKGLRERVEEIADRLLAEREQEG